Proteins from a single region of Paraflavitalea devenefica:
- a CDS encoding RagB/SusD family nutrient uptake outer membrane protein — translation MKTKQITYSILLAAGVVTISCGKSWLEAKPRGQFLEDQYYRNESEAYNGLVAVYDVVGWQGGGYVTKIGTMDCASDDHYAGGGGPNDITNYQVISNYTLSPSVGPQGELWAKGFSGVFRANVLLQKMPGVPMDESLKKRFTAEAKFLRAYFYFDLVRFFKAIPLLTEPVAPEKMYDVLQVAPEAVYAQIEKDIKEALPELPATLTLTTQAGRATKAAAQALLGKVYLWQKKYAAAAAEFAGVTGTPGGMGPYGHKLFTTFAGLFQLANEFNSESIFEISYTNTSAGGWGCVSCTEGNVLNIMTGPRGYNRKDATAPDYVSGWSFLPITDNLFDAIKDDPRVTATVANLKQLEADGKVTYQKGHMNTGYFLEKTAGRESFKWTGAGNMELNFPKNMYDMRLADIYLLEAEALLMSNGDLTRAAALLDAVRDRAYGDNLHRVPLTLNNIKGERRLELAGEGHRWLDLVRWGDAPAVLGPRGFQAGKHEYLPIPILELENTKIEQIKEWGGTK, via the coding sequence ATGAAAACAAAACAAATAACATATAGTATCCTGTTGGCCGCTGGTGTGGTAACCATCTCCTGTGGCAAGAGCTGGCTGGAAGCCAAACCCCGGGGACAGTTCCTCGAAGATCAATATTACCGCAATGAATCAGAAGCGTATAATGGTCTGGTGGCGGTATATGATGTGGTGGGCTGGCAAGGCGGCGGTTATGTAACCAAGATAGGCACGATGGATTGCGCTTCGGACGATCATTATGCCGGTGGCGGCGGCCCCAATGATATTACCAATTACCAGGTAATATCCAACTATACACTTTCTCCTTCTGTGGGTCCGCAGGGAGAATTGTGGGCCAAAGGATTTTCCGGTGTATTCAGGGCCAATGTATTGTTGCAAAAGATGCCCGGCGTACCGATGGATGAAAGCCTTAAAAAACGCTTCACAGCAGAAGCTAAGTTCTTAAGGGCTTATTTCTATTTCGACCTGGTGCGTTTCTTCAAAGCCATTCCTTTGCTCACCGAACCGGTAGCGCCCGAAAAAATGTACGATGTGCTGCAGGTAGCGCCTGAAGCGGTGTATGCGCAAATAGAGAAGGATATTAAAGAAGCATTGCCTGAACTGCCTGCCACCCTTACGTTAACTACGCAGGCCGGCCGCGCTACCAAGGCGGCTGCGCAGGCTTTGCTGGGTAAGGTATACCTGTGGCAAAAGAAATATGCAGCAGCGGCTGCTGAGTTTGCCGGTGTAACCGGAACTCCGGGTGGTATGGGTCCCTATGGGCATAAATTGTTTACCACCTTTGCCGGCCTGTTCCAGTTGGCCAATGAGTTTAACAGTGAGTCTATTTTTGAGATCTCCTATACCAATACTTCAGCCGGTGGTTGGGGTTGTGTATCCTGCACAGAAGGGAATGTACTGAATATTATGACCGGCCCCCGCGGTTATAACCGCAAAGACGCTACCGCGCCTGACTATGTTTCGGGCTGGAGCTTTTTGCCCATTACGGACAACTTGTTTGATGCGATCAAGGATGACCCCCGTGTAACTGCCACCGTTGCCAACCTGAAACAACTGGAAGCCGATGGTAAGGTTACTTACCAGAAGGGACATATGAATACCGGGTATTTCCTGGAAAAGACAGCAGGCCGTGAGTCATTCAAATGGACAGGCGCCGGTAATATGGAGCTGAACTTCCCCAAGAATATGTATGATATGCGGCTGGCGGATATTTACCTGCTGGAAGCAGAAGCGCTGCTCATGAGCAATGGCGACCTTACCAGGGCGGCTGCGTTGCTCGATGCTGTGCGTGATCGCGCTTACGGCGATAACCTACACCGTGTGCCGCTGACGCTGAATAATATTAAAGGGGAAAGAAGGCTGGAACTGGCAGGTGAAGGCCATCGCTGGCTGGACCTGGTGCGCTGGGGCGATGCGCCTGCTGTACTGGGCCCAAGGGGTTTTCAGGCCGGTAAACATGAATACCTGCCGATCCCTATACTGGAATTAGAGAATACGAAGATTGAACAAATAAAAGAGTGGGGCGGTACGAAGTAA
- a CDS encoding FG-GAP-like repeat-containing protein → MTNLYNPFTRLLPFSVKLLLLPAGFILWAGFANAQAPVISSVSPGSGPLGSTVTITGTDFGSTIADNKLFFGPVQATITDANANTITAQVPAGAIYRNLRLTTNYLTTQSTVPFKVTFPGEDIINSTSFGRLADVDAPNTSGATVTADFDGDGKTDLVTGTTTATLLTFRNTSVGDNISFQAGTQSGSGSVKWLSAADINGDGKTDIVAIKHGNTTNPLVVFRNTSTPGTISFTVDNTVSYPGYSPAALAITDIDGDGKPDIIGVNELNSSFSIVRNTGVNGSFAYAAVQHFPLQNSAVSLRIVAGRFSNDTNTDIVILTNLGISTFVNNSTPGNFQFDAEQVYTAGTTNRSMTSGDVNNDGLPDLVISYVTSSSLYKVGVLTSSFTAGGFTLSSIYELGALKDPVDLVLEDFNGDTKPDIAVANKNTNAVSVYKNTFNGTTVTFGAFEYYTVDASPLAVTIADFDGNGKPDISTTNRPGTSISILKNQIGAPVLENITPTTGGPGTVVTLTGYNFSNITGVYFGNTPAASYTVVSSDTILAVTGEGSDGLVTITTPVMQTSINGFTFAKPSITSFSPAFGPAGSAVTITGIGFSTNPDSNTVWFGAAKATVTSATPTSLTVLVPAGATWAPMSVTCYGATAYSSTPFILAFGGSATLDSTSFSARVHLKINNFSTVSIEGVAIGDFNGDGKSDLAANANGAVYVFTNNGTVETPSWSSPIQINSTGGPAILVADFNADRKLDLVTGGAGGTVYILLNTSTGSTISFSKLSFATDVVDDSRLAVGDFDGDARPDIALAPIYSPNIILLRNTSTNQGTSFSTLTGPALAGENPQDIVAADLNADGKPELVVTDYNGLQAAVYKNTSTSTISFAAAYPLALDGYSIACAAGDLDADGLPDIVVSKLKQNSRTAFSVFKNNSSTGGDMSFTLSGEYPLEYEAYAMTITDINGDSKPEVIAANGTYNSKVSIFRNISTSGTITLASGVSYATGTEPLAVLAGDLNGDGKPDLVTANRLSNLYTSTGGLYILYNLMPGETPNPDRQASPLAIKAGPNPFISDITVQVETQLDKAKLQLVDMSGTILQTWEYKTLPAGASVRISKPGLKPGFYYLVLATPQGRRVLRIVKQ, encoded by the coding sequence ATGACAAACCTCTACAATCCTTTTACCCGACTCCTGCCCTTTTCCGTTAAATTATTGTTGTTGCCGGCAGGCTTCATTTTATGGGCAGGCTTTGCCAATGCCCAGGCGCCGGTGATTAGCTCGGTAAGCCCGGGCAGCGGCCCTTTAGGCAGCACTGTTACCATCACAGGTACAGATTTTGGCAGCACCATCGCCGATAACAAATTATTCTTCGGCCCGGTGCAGGCTACGATTACAGACGCCAATGCCAATACGATTACTGCCCAGGTGCCCGCAGGCGCCATCTACCGGAACCTCCGGTTGACCACCAATTACCTGACCACGCAGAGCACCGTTCCTTTTAAGGTTACCTTCCCCGGCGAAGACATTATCAACAGCACCTCCTTTGGCAGGCTTGCGGATGTCGATGCCCCCAATACCAGCGGCGCTACCGTAACTGCCGATTTTGACGGTGATGGAAAAACCGACCTTGTTACCGGTACCACTACGGCAACCCTGCTCACATTCAGGAATACCAGTGTAGGAGATAATATCTCTTTCCAGGCTGGCACCCAATCAGGATCAGGCTCCGTAAAATGGCTTTCTGCCGCAGATATCAATGGTGACGGGAAAACTGATATCGTTGCGATCAAACACGGGAACACTACCAATCCTTTGGTCGTATTCAGAAATACCAGTACGCCCGGCACGATCTCTTTTACAGTAGACAATACAGTCTCCTACCCGGGATATTCTCCTGCCGCCCTGGCCATAACAGATATTGATGGCGACGGAAAACCCGACATTATAGGCGTTAATGAATTGAACTCCTCTTTTTCAATAGTAAGGAATACAGGTGTTAACGGCAGCTTCGCTTATGCAGCGGTCCAACACTTTCCGCTTCAGAATAGTGCTGTCAGCCTCAGGATCGTAGCAGGCAGATTTAGCAATGACACAAATACCGACATTGTCATACTGACCAATCTTGGTATCAGCACATTCGTCAACAACAGTACGCCTGGCAATTTCCAGTTTGACGCCGAACAGGTGTATACTGCCGGCACTACCAACAGGAGCATGACTTCAGGAGATGTTAACAATGATGGTTTGCCCGATCTGGTGATTTCTTATGTAACCAGCAGCAGCCTGTATAAAGTAGGCGTATTAACCAGCTCATTCACAGCCGGCGGCTTTACTTTATCGTCCATATATGAACTGGGCGCCCTGAAAGACCCGGTAGACCTGGTGTTGGAAGATTTTAATGGAGATACCAAACCCGATATTGCTGTAGCCAACAAAAACACCAACGCGGTATCCGTTTACAAGAATACTTTTAATGGCACCACGGTTACTTTCGGTGCATTTGAGTACTATACGGTTGATGCCAGTCCTTTGGCAGTAACCATTGCAGACTTCGACGGTAATGGCAAGCCCGACATCAGTACTACCAACAGGCCCGGTACTTCTATTTCTATCCTGAAAAACCAAATAGGAGCGCCGGTCCTTGAAAACATAACGCCAACAACGGGTGGTCCCGGCACCGTCGTAACGCTTACCGGCTATAACTTTAGCAATATAACCGGTGTGTATTTTGGTAATACGCCGGCAGCTTCCTACACAGTTGTATCATCAGATACCATCCTGGCTGTTACAGGAGAAGGCTCAGACGGCCTGGTAACCATTACCACGCCTGTCATGCAAACCAGCATTAACGGATTTACTTTTGCTAAACCGTCCATCACCTCCTTCTCACCGGCTTTTGGTCCGGCCGGCTCAGCAGTGACCATCACGGGCATTGGTTTCAGTACAAACCCTGATAGCAATACCGTTTGGTTTGGCGCTGCTAAAGCCACCGTCACCAGTGCCACCCCTACCAGTCTCACCGTACTGGTACCGGCAGGAGCTACCTGGGCGCCGATGTCTGTTACCTGTTATGGCGCTACTGCTTATAGCAGCACGCCTTTCATCCTGGCATTTGGCGGGAGCGCAACACTGGACTCTACCTCCTTTTCAGCAAGGGTTCACCTGAAGATCAATAACTTTTCTACGGTTTCTATAGAAGGAGTTGCTATCGGCGACTTTAACGGAGATGGCAAATCAGACCTCGCCGCTAATGCAAACGGCGCAGTGTATGTTTTCACCAACAATGGCACGGTCGAAACTCCCTCCTGGTCCTCACCCATCCAGATCAATTCAACCGGCGGCCCGGCCATCCTGGTAGCCGACTTCAATGCGGATAGGAAACTGGACCTGGTGACAGGTGGTGCAGGTGGAACGGTATATATCTTACTGAACACCTCTACCGGTAGTACGATCTCCTTTAGTAAGCTCAGCTTTGCAACGGATGTGGTAGACGATTCCCGGTTGGCCGTGGGAGATTTTGACGGCGATGCCAGACCAGATATAGCCCTGGCGCCTATCTACTCGCCCAACATCATATTATTACGCAATACCAGCACTAACCAAGGTACCAGCTTCAGTACCCTGACAGGCCCTGCCTTAGCAGGAGAAAATCCCCAGGATATTGTTGCAGCCGACCTCAATGCAGATGGTAAACCAGAACTGGTGGTAACCGACTACAATGGTCTGCAGGCCGCTGTGTATAAAAACACCTCCACCAGTACCATTTCCTTTGCTGCGGCCTATCCGCTTGCACTGGATGGCTACTCAATCGCCTGCGCAGCGGGTGACCTGGATGCAGATGGCCTTCCTGACATCGTGGTATCCAAATTGAAACAAAACTCCCGCACAGCCTTCTCGGTATTTAAGAACAACAGTTCTACCGGAGGCGATATGTCCTTCACGCTCAGTGGTGAATATCCGTTGGAGTATGAAGCCTACGCCATGACCATTACAGATATCAATGGCGACAGCAAGCCTGAGGTGATTGCCGCCAATGGAACCTATAATTCCAAAGTTTCTATATTCAGGAACATCTCTACCAGCGGCACGATCACACTGGCCTCCGGCGTCAGCTATGCAACAGGCACCGAACCGCTGGCTGTATTGGCAGGAGACCTGAATGGAGACGGCAAGCCTGATCTTGTTACCGCCAACAGGTTATCTAACCTGTACACTTCTACAGGAGGTCTTTACATCCTGTACAACCTGATGCCGGGAGAAACACCCAATCCGGACAGGCAGGCTTCCCCATTGGCCATCAAAGCAGGTCCCAATCCATTTATCTCAGATATCACTGTACAAGTGGAAACGCAGCTTGATAAAGCCAAACTGCAATTGGTAGACATGAGTGGTACCATCCTGCAAACCTGGGAGTATAAAACATTACCGGCCGGCGCTTCTGTCCGCATATCAAAACCTGGCCTCAAACCTGGCTTCTATTACCTGGTGCTGGCAACACCCCAGGGAAGAAGAGTTCTTAGAATTGTAAAACAATAA
- a CDS encoding sigma-70 family RNA polymerase sigma factor has protein sequence MSDNQAHLSFYLKQRSRLHGLAYKMTESASDAEDVLNDVYISFSRQPFDQIRDPERYLVRSVVHGCFAILDKRKNVVYPGINLPEPLAYERFPDLQKNDISYALLVLLQKLNAVERAVFLLRESFDYDYDEVASLVGISEANCRQQLHRAKEKLKTGKVKYSPTNLEKEEMIRAFIMACLNGDVRQLETYLSKEVTLFMDGGGKASTATRPISGLDNVMLYLTRGALKFGGNLSYTIKEVNMETGVLFENTLTADLDTVLIPVFDQNNQITQLFGIRNPDKMKYLT, from the coding sequence ATGTCAGACAACCAGGCTCATTTATCATTCTATCTAAAGCAGAGATCCAGACTACATGGATTGGCGTATAAAATGACCGAAAGCGCAAGTGATGCTGAGGATGTTTTAAACGATGTATACATCTCTTTTTCGCGGCAGCCTTTTGACCAGATAAGGGATCCCGAAAGATACCTGGTCCGTTCAGTGGTTCATGGATGCTTCGCTATACTTGATAAAAGAAAGAATGTTGTGTATCCGGGGATCAATCTTCCCGAACCATTGGCCTATGAACGTTTTCCGGATCTGCAAAAAAATGATATTTCCTATGCATTGTTGGTGTTGCTTCAGAAACTTAATGCTGTGGAAAGAGCTGTTTTTTTATTGCGCGAAAGTTTTGACTACGACTACGATGAAGTAGCGTCCCTGGTTGGTATCAGTGAGGCCAATTGCAGGCAACAATTACACCGGGCTAAAGAAAAGCTGAAAACCGGCAAAGTAAAATATAGCCCCACTAATCTGGAAAAGGAAGAAATGATCAGGGCATTTATTATGGCATGTTTAAACGGCGATGTCAGACAGTTGGAAACCTATCTGTCAAAAGAGGTCACCCTCTTTATGGACGGTGGTGGCAAAGCATCTACAGCAACCAGACCCATCTCTGGGCTGGATAATGTAATGCTATATCTGACAAGGGGCGCCCTTAAATTTGGCGGGAACTTGTCATATACGATAAAAGAAGTGAATATGGAAACCGGGGTTCTGTTTGAGAACACACTGACAGCCGATCTTGATACAGTCCTGATACCAGTTTTTGATCAGAATAACCAGATCACTCAGTTGTTCGGCATCAGAAACCCCGATAAAATGAAATACCTTACCTGA
- a CDS encoding carbohydrate-binding protein, with protein MSCNLRKAWLRFTCSSLLTMLIVCHTATAQLSRLRADGQRIVNAGNQEVLLKGVGLGGWLLQEGYMMNPGSGGTQWSFKRILYNQGQTDAQVDAFYQSWRDNFITQADINWIADQGFNCVRIPMHYELFLTASQRAVRNTVARNSANYTNYVNSLTTWYNNNQLFTDPNTEGFRTLENCLNWCAARNMYVIVDLHAAPGAQGTDANISDALVGNDLWNRSIYQDITVRLWQAIVSRYINNNTVAFWDLINEPNNVPGGGQTIFNLTNRLVNAIRTLGDTHLIMIEGNGFGNNYDWMEPNKFTNQSNLVYNAHRYWIPEADDNIRDGNPNQINRLINLTDFRSRWNVPVWVGETGENSDAWLRQNVDKLNAAGIGWCHWTYKRTSSSPNAALRRIIGPPYLTDGVSAMSGVLNNIQFANTVVNSGPLAAVDPRRGSSTTCTGNYNAVPGTVQAEAFCAMSGIQTETCTDAGGGLDVGYIDANDWLGYRINVPAAGTYTIQYRVASQNGGGSIRFERFGGSTVFGTIAVPATGGWQTWQTISHTVQLPAGQQEVGIAAPAGGFNINWFSITSNTSSPAPIGQVITLRGTNNMYVSGENGTQAMRCNRATVGDWERFSVLDGGNGTIMLRSMSKYVSSENGAAAITCNRATPGGWERFTWVVNADNTISLRGNNNMYVSSENGTQAMTCNRATISGWEVFNWTSVGTVTNAGGVALHGELTDGESEVAALQVFPNPSRGGVAIKSLTPGKVAIFDVAGRTVYQSAIKSSLQVNNLKPGVYTVRVTGDDQQTATRKLVIQQ; from the coding sequence ATGAGTTGTAATCTACGGAAAGCCTGGCTGCGCTTTACCTGCAGCAGCCTTTTAACGATGCTTATTGTATGCCATACTGCTACTGCGCAGCTATCCCGGCTGCGGGCAGATGGACAACGGATTGTAAATGCCGGCAACCAGGAGGTGCTCCTGAAAGGAGTGGGCCTGGGCGGCTGGCTTTTACAGGAAGGGTATATGATGAATCCCGGCTCGGGCGGCACCCAATGGTCGTTTAAGCGTATCCTGTATAACCAGGGACAAACCGATGCGCAGGTGGATGCTTTTTATCAAAGCTGGCGCGACAATTTTATTACGCAGGCTGATATTAACTGGATTGCCGACCAGGGTTTTAATTGTGTACGCATTCCTATGCACTATGAATTGTTTCTCACCGCCTCACAAAGAGCCGTGCGGAATACGGTGGCGCGTAATTCAGCGAACTACACCAATTACGTGAACTCCCTCACCACCTGGTACAACAACAACCAATTGTTCACCGATCCCAATACAGAAGGGTTCAGGACCTTGGAGAATTGCCTGAACTGGTGCGCTGCACGGAATATGTACGTAATAGTAGACCTGCATGCCGCACCGGGCGCACAGGGAACGGACGCCAATATATCCGATGCGCTGGTGGGCAATGATCTGTGGAACAGGTCCATTTACCAGGATATCACCGTACGCCTGTGGCAGGCTATTGTAAGCCGTTATATTAACAATAATACGGTGGCTTTCTGGGACCTGATCAATGAGCCCAATAATGTGCCCGGTGGCGGACAGACTATTTTTAACCTCACCAACAGGCTGGTGAATGCCATCCGCACTTTGGGCGATACGCACCTTATTATGATAGAAGGTAATGGCTTTGGAAATAACTATGACTGGATGGAACCTAATAAGTTCACCAACCAAAGCAACCTGGTGTACAATGCCCACCGCTACTGGATACCGGAAGCGGATGACAATATACGGGATGGCAACCCTAACCAGATCAACCGCCTCATTAACCTTACGGATTTTCGTAGCCGCTGGAATGTGCCGGTATGGGTAGGGGAGACCGGTGAAAATTCTGATGCCTGGCTGCGGCAGAATGTAGATAAGCTCAATGCTGCCGGTATAGGCTGGTGTCACTGGACGTATAAAAGGACCAGTTCCAGTCCCAATGCTGCGTTGCGACGGATTATAGGCCCTCCTTATCTTACCGATGGCGTTTCGGCTATGAGTGGTGTATTGAACAATATACAGTTTGCCAATACGGTCGTGAACAGCGGGCCGCTGGCAGCCGTTGATCCACGCAGGGGCAGTTCCACTACCTGTACCGGTAATTACAATGCAGTGCCCGGTACTGTACAGGCGGAAGCATTTTGCGCCATGAGCGGCATACAAACAGAAACCTGTACCGATGCCGGTGGTGGATTGGATGTTGGTTATATAGATGCCAACGACTGGCTGGGTTACCGCATCAATGTTCCTGCAGCAGGTACTTATACTATTCAATACCGGGTAGCAAGCCAGAATGGCGGTGGCAGCATACGGTTCGAGCGTTTTGGCGGTAGCACCGTATTCGGTACCATTGCTGTGCCTGCTACTGGTGGCTGGCAAACCTGGCAAACGATTTCCCATACGGTGCAGTTGCCGGCCGGCCAGCAGGAAGTGGGTATTGCTGCCCCGGCAGGCGGGTTTAATATCAACTGGTTCAGCATTACTTCCAACACTTCTTCCCCGGCGCCCATTGGGCAGGTCATTACTTTGCGTGGTACGAATAATATGTACGTATCCGGTGAGAACGGTACACAGGCCATGCGTTGCAACCGGGCCACTGTTGGCGATTGGGAAAGATTTTCTGTATTGGATGGCGGTAATGGTACGATTATGTTGCGCAGTATGAGCAAATATGTATCATCTGAAAATGGCGCGGCTGCAATTACCTGTAATCGTGCCACGCCCGGCGGCTGGGAGCGTTTTACCTGGGTAGTGAATGCGGATAATACCATTTCCCTGCGCGGCAATAATAATATGTACGTCAGTTCTGAAAATGGTACACAGGCTATGACCTGTAACCGTGCTACCATCAGTGGCTGGGAAGTCTTTAACTGGACTTCCGTAGGTACGGTTACCAATGCAGGTGGCGTTGCTCTACATGGAGAGTTGACAGATGGTGAAAGCGAGGTAGCTGCACTACAGGTATTTCCCAATCCTTCGCGCGGCGGCGTTGCGATCAAATCACTGACGCCGGGCAAGGTGGCAATCTTTGATGTAGCCGGCCGTACAGTATATCAATCTGCCATTAAGTCATCATTACAGGTGAATAACCTGAAGCCGGGCGTATACACGGTACGGGTGACGGGTGATGATCAACAAACGGCGACAAGAAAGTTGGTGATACAGCAGTAA